A single window of Prosthecochloris marina DNA harbors:
- a CDS encoding NAD(P)H-dependent oxidoreductase codes for MTILKKVVLRKILILFAHPALEKSRVNVRLIEGVEAITGVTFHDLYERYPEMDIDVKAEQDLLKEHDIVVFQYPFFLFGIPSLLKEWMDLVLVHGWAFGRKGNALKGKWICHVVTTGGSKASYSKGGYNRFTMKELLAPLEQAAHLCGMRYLPPFVIHGTNVMKPDVIKEQVKHYRTILKLLTDQTFDPVGLCSQENLNDQIRRG; via the coding sequence GTGACAATTCTAAAAAAAGTTGTTTTGAGAAAAATTCTCATACTGTTTGCACATCCTGCGTTGGAGAAATCACGGGTTAATGTCAGGCTGATTGAAGGGGTAGAGGCGATTACAGGAGTAACCTTTCATGATTTGTATGAACGCTACCCTGAGATGGATATCGATGTCAAAGCTGAACAGGACCTGTTGAAAGAACATGATATTGTCGTTTTCCAGTATCCTTTTTTTCTCTTCGGTATCCCTTCGTTGCTGAAAGAGTGGATGGACCTCGTCCTGGTACACGGATGGGCGTTTGGCCGAAAAGGCAATGCCCTGAAAGGAAAATGGATTTGCCATGTTGTTACAACCGGAGGCAGTAAAGCTTCGTATTCAAAAGGTGGTTACAATCGGTTTACCATGAAGGAGCTGCTTGCTCCTCTCGAACAGGCAGCGCATCTTTGCGGTATGCGTTATCTTCCCCCTTTCGTGATTCATGGTACCAACGTCATGAAACCGGACGTTATAAAAGAGCAGGTCAAACATTACCGGACGATTTTGAAATTGCTTACCGATCAGACATTCGATCCAGTGGGTCTATGCAGCCAGGAAAATCTCAATGATCAAATCAGGAGAGGATAA
- a CDS encoding ArsA family ATPase: MRNIVFTGKGGVGKTTIAAATALKASKAGHKTLVISTDPAHSLGDSFDIELGAAPVKIADNLYGQEVSVYGDLTLNWEIVREHFAHLMEVQGIKDIYVEEMGVLPGMEELFSLSYIKKYNESNDYDLLVVDCAPTGETLRLLSIPETFGWMLKLIRNMEKYVVKPVIRPISKRVGKLRDIVPEEEVYNQVDNLFSSVDGIIDLLSDSTKTTVRLVMNPEKMVIKESMRALTYLNLYGITVDQIVINRVFFEEVDGQYLSEWKEIQKKYIDQIEKTFSPIPIAKVPLFRKEVVGLDMLENVGNIIYSATSPMEIFYREEHVDIQKKSDGHYIMKLRVPFVFDNNMEANIVQVGELMTIRIGNYQKGVVLPAFLAGLRVMSANYEDKWLVVEFKTKEETSATVDV; the protein is encoded by the coding sequence ATGAGAAATATTGTTTTCACCGGAAAAGGCGGGGTCGGTAAAACAACCATCGCTGCAGCGACAGCACTAAAAGCCTCGAAAGCAGGACATAAAACCCTGGTCATTTCAACCGACCCCGCTCACAGCCTTGGAGACTCTTTCGATATTGAACTTGGAGCTGCCCCGGTTAAAATTGCCGATAATCTTTATGGTCAGGAAGTCAGCGTCTATGGAGACTTGACCCTCAATTGGGAAATTGTCCGAGAGCACTTCGCACATCTCATGGAAGTGCAGGGAATAAAAGACATTTATGTCGAGGAAATGGGCGTTCTTCCCGGTATGGAAGAGCTCTTTTCTCTCTCCTATATCAAGAAATACAACGAGTCGAACGACTATGACCTCCTCGTAGTTGACTGCGCGCCTACCGGAGAAACGCTTCGCCTGCTTTCGATTCCGGAAACTTTTGGCTGGATGCTCAAGCTCATCCGCAACATGGAAAAGTATGTGGTAAAACCGGTTATCCGCCCCATCTCGAAACGCGTCGGCAAATTGCGGGATATCGTGCCTGAAGAGGAGGTTTACAACCAGGTCGATAATCTTTTTTCTTCCGTTGATGGCATCATAGATCTTCTGTCGGACAGCACCAAAACAACTGTACGCCTGGTCATGAATCCCGAAAAAATGGTCATCAAGGAGTCCATGCGCGCTCTCACCTATCTCAACCTTTATGGAATAACGGTCGATCAGATCGTCATCAACCGTGTTTTTTTCGAGGAAGTTGACGGACAGTATCTCAGCGAATGGAAAGAGATCCAGAAAAAATATATCGATCAGATCGAAAAAACCTTCTCACCGATCCCGATCGCGAAAGTTCCTTTGTTTAGAAAAGAGGTTGTGGGCCTCGACATGCTTGAAAATGTGGGAAATATCATCTACAGTGCCACCAGCCCCATGGAAATTTTTTACCGGGAAGAACATGTGGATATCCAGAAAAAAAGCGATGGGCATTACATCATGAAACTCCGTGTGCCTTTCGTTTTCGACAACAACATGGAAGCAAACATCGTACAGGTAGGCGAACTCATGACTATCCGCATCGGCAACTACCAGAAAGGGGTCGTACTCCCTGCTTTTCTTGCAGGACTCCGCGTCATGAGCGCCAATTATGAAGACAAATGGCTTGTTGTCGAGTTTAAAACCAAAGAAGAAACTTCCGCAACGGTCGATGTGTAA
- a CDS encoding monovalent cation:proton antiporter-2 (CPA2) family protein, giving the protein MDSGGFFFQAFVYLTAAVVSVPIAKKLGLGSVLGYLIAGVIIGPFVLGLVGSEGQSVMQFAEFGIIMMLFLIGLELQPSMIWKLKGSILGMGGAQVTATALLLMAIALFFGLQWQTALALGLVLALSSTAIVLQTLHEKGLMQTDGGQNSFSVLLFQDIAIIPILAILPLLATAQASSSAVHGDGGHAGGTTWIEGLPLWGQTTLVLGVVAGIVLVGKYLINPLFRLIAKTRLRELFTAAALLLVISITILMGKVGLSPALGTFIAGVVLAQSEYRHELETNIEPFKGLLLGLFFISVGASIDFEVIAANPALILQLVAALLLLKFFVLAGIGRMFGMSFDNILLFALALAEGGEFAFVLFSFGLNNGVFEASLVNPLIAVVALSMAMTPLLVLLNEKFVQPRFGTVEKEKKSPDTIDLDRKSSVIIAGFGMVGSTVGRFMQANDEEATYLDTDPDNVDLLRKMGLQVFYGDASRSDLLQAAGAAEAELLVIAVGNAEKALEIAGTARKYFPHLEIIARTSDWEESFEMIGMGVKNVYLDTLDVALRMGGDALSRLGHRRYHVMRAMKTFRRYEERHLHELAEIRHDKKELMRATKLRIEDLEQLMLKEKEELHKDKDLGWDASGHIADDGHMRS; this is encoded by the coding sequence ATGGATAGTGGAGGATTTTTTTTTCAGGCGTTTGTTTATCTGACTGCTGCCGTTGTTTCTGTGCCGATAGCTAAAAAGCTTGGTCTCGGTTCTGTACTGGGTTACCTGATAGCAGGGGTCATTATTGGTCCCTTTGTGCTGGGGTTGGTCGGCAGTGAGGGGCAGAGTGTCATGCAGTTCGCCGAGTTCGGCATCATCATGATGCTTTTCCTGATCGGACTCGAACTCCAACCGTCGATGATCTGGAAACTCAAGGGGTCCATTCTTGGTATGGGGGGTGCCCAGGTAACGGCAACTGCATTGCTGCTGATGGCCATTGCCTTGTTTTTTGGCTTGCAGTGGCAGACTGCCCTTGCACTTGGACTTGTCCTGGCTCTTTCCTCAACCGCTATTGTACTGCAGACCCTGCATGAGAAAGGTTTGATGCAAACGGACGGAGGGCAGAACTCTTTTTCGGTACTGCTTTTTCAGGATATCGCGATCATACCGATACTCGCCATTCTGCCGCTACTCGCAACCGCTCAGGCATCGTCTTCGGCCGTCCATGGAGACGGCGGTCATGCTGGCGGGACGACATGGATAGAAGGGTTGCCGCTCTGGGGGCAAACAACGTTGGTTCTTGGCGTTGTGGCCGGTATTGTTCTTGTCGGAAAATACCTGATCAACCCGTTATTTCGGCTTATTGCGAAGACACGTCTCCGTGAGCTTTTTACCGCGGCTGCCCTGTTGCTGGTTATCTCGATTACCATTCTCATGGGTAAAGTCGGTCTGAGTCCGGCTTTGGGTACATTCATCGCTGGTGTGGTACTGGCACAAAGTGAATATCGTCATGAACTTGAAACCAATATCGAGCCTTTCAAGGGACTGCTTCTAGGGCTGTTTTTCATCTCTGTCGGTGCATCGATCGATTTCGAGGTTATTGCCGCCAATCCAGCTTTGATTCTGCAGCTGGTAGCGGCATTGCTGTTGCTCAAGTTCTTTGTGCTGGCTGGCATAGGGCGGATGTTCGGGATGAGCTTCGATAACATCCTTCTTTTTGCTCTGGCTCTTGCAGAAGGAGGAGAGTTTGCGTTCGTTCTTTTTTCATTCGGATTGAACAACGGGGTTTTTGAAGCATCTTTGGTCAACCCGCTGATTGCGGTTGTTGCGCTCAGCATGGCCATGACTCCCCTTTTGGTGTTGCTCAATGAAAAATTTGTTCAACCGAGGTTCGGTACAGTGGAGAAAGAAAAAAAGAGTCCCGATACGATAGACCTGGACCGCAAAAGCAGTGTTATCATAGCAGGGTTCGGTATGGTCGGCAGTACTGTCGGGAGGTTCATGCAAGCCAATGACGAGGAGGCAACCTATCTGGATACCGATCCGGATAACGTTGACCTGCTGCGCAAAATGGGGTTGCAGGTTTTTTACGGAGATGCTTCGCGCAGTGATCTGTTGCAGGCGGCGGGAGCGGCTGAAGCAGAATTGCTTGTTATCGCTGTGGGCAATGCAGAAAAAGCCCTGGAAATTGCAGGGACAGCTCGTAAATATTTTCCTCATCTCGAGATCATAGCGCGGACAAGTGATTGGGAAGAGTCATTCGAAATGATCGGCATGGGGGTGAAAAACGTCTACCTCGATACCCTTGATGTCGCACTGCGCATGGGCGGCGATGCTTTGAGCAGGCTTGGACATAGGAGGTATCATGTCATGAGGGCGATGAAGACGTTCCGTCGTTACGAAGAGCGGCATCTGCACGAGCTTGCCGAGATAAGACACGACAAAAAAGAGCTCATGCGTGCAACGAAGCTACGGATAGAGGATCTCGAACAACTGATGCTCAAAGAGAAAGAAGAGCTCCACAAGGACAAGGATCTGGGGTGGGACGCATCGGGCCATATAGCTGACGACGGACATATGCGAAGCTGA
- a CDS encoding entericidin A/B family lipoprotein, whose protein sequence is MKQIVFVLNIALLLTISSCNTIEGVGKDVESAGSAIKESAQKNK, encoded by the coding sequence ATGAAACAGATCGTTTTTGTACTGAACATCGCACTTCTTCTCACTATTTCCTCATGCAATACTATTGAAGGCGTTGGAAAGGATGTTGAATCAGCCGGTTCGGCCATAAAGGAATCTGCCCAGAAAAACAAGTAA
- the trkA gene encoding Trk system potassium transporter TrkA has translation MSVKNILVIGLGGVGLHLTQRLVHDGYGVTVIESSPQLISSVNDKIDAKIIEGNAMELACWQRAKAETMDLLIAVTNEDSVNMIASIIADRLGIPRKVARVRSPEYGYENSFLNKNDFKIDLVIHPEELVAQEMARLVMRASANDVVDIGEGQMKVVAMRVNPDSPIVNKTLKEIDLLHNDFRFKIVAVARGIATIIPGEDDTILPNDQVFIMLHEKNLPQLMNLMDMREQSIHKVMIVGGGMVGARVAELLGKTVKITLIENDKEHAEELASTLKNTDVLLGDGTDVNVMVLGGLMEMDSFIATTGNNETNIISCLLAKHIMNRSNVDANAKVGKTIALVKKEDYLVLASTIGLDVALNKKISAADEIMKFIRMGELFSLAHLHGVDAEVIELAAAPKSQITKKPLKKMRSMLQEKQILIAGVVRNGGCELTDEHTVIEPNDLAVVVSATKSLKDARELFK, from the coding sequence ATGAGTGTTAAAAACATATTGGTAATCGGCCTGGGAGGAGTAGGACTTCATCTGACGCAACGCCTTGTTCATGATGGATACGGTGTTACGGTAATCGAATCGAGCCCTCAGCTGATAAGCAGCGTCAACGATAAGATCGACGCGAAAATTATAGAAGGTAATGCCATGGAACTAGCCTGCTGGCAACGGGCAAAAGCGGAGACCATGGACTTGCTGATAGCGGTTACAAATGAAGATTCGGTCAATATGATAGCATCTATCATAGCCGACCGTTTAGGTATACCCCGCAAAGTTGCCCGTGTTCGTTCCCCTGAATATGGCTACGAGAACTCGTTTCTCAATAAAAACGATTTCAAGATAGATCTGGTCATTCACCCCGAAGAACTGGTTGCACAGGAAATGGCACGCCTTGTCATGAGAGCCTCGGCAAATGACGTCGTCGATATCGGTGAGGGGCAGATGAAAGTGGTCGCTATGCGTGTCAACCCGGATAGCCCGATAGTCAACAAAACGCTTAAAGAGATCGACCTTTTGCACAATGATTTCCGGTTCAAGATCGTTGCTGTCGCAAGGGGCATCGCCACCATCATCCCCGGTGAAGACGACACAATTCTTCCCAACGATCAGGTATTTATCATGCTGCATGAAAAAAACCTTCCGCAGCTGATGAATCTCATGGATATGCGTGAGCAAAGCATTCACAAGGTCATGATCGTTGGAGGCGGAATGGTTGGAGCGAGGGTAGCCGAGCTACTTGGAAAAACCGTTAAAATAACCCTCATAGAAAACGACAAGGAACACGCCGAAGAACTTGCCTCCACGCTGAAAAACACCGATGTCCTGCTTGGTGACGGCACCGATGTCAATGTTATGGTGCTTGGCGGTTTGATGGAAATGGACAGCTTCATCGCAACCACCGGCAACAATGAAACAAACATTATCAGCTGCCTGCTTGCCAAGCATATCATGAACAGGTCCAATGTCGATGCAAATGCAAAAGTCGGTAAAACCATCGCCTTGGTAAAAAAAGAAGACTATCTTGTCCTGGCATCGACGATCGGCCTTGATGTCGCTCTCAACAAAAAGATTTCCGCTGCGGATGAAATCATGAAGTTTATCCGAATGGGGGAACTTTTCTCACTCGCACATCTGCATGGAGTCGACGCGGAAGTCATCGAACTTGCAGCTGCGCCAAAGTCTCAAATCACAAAAAAGCCGTTAAAAAAAATGCGCTCCATGCTGCAGGAAAAACAGATCCTCATTGCCGGCGTGGTACGCAATGGGGGGTGTGAACTGACGGATGAACACACGGTTATTGAACCAAACGATCTCGCTGTTGTGGTTTCGGCAACAAAAAGTCTAAAAGACGCAAGAGAACTTTTCAAATAA
- a CDS encoding nitroreductase family protein has protein sequence MMDIYELVKNRSSLRSYSKDKPIPNEILLRILSAGQMAPSAKNIQPWTFKVVSSPEKLAEIYPCYPADWIQTAPHLLFVTGKRDEAWVRRHDGYNSIETDLAIAMDHIILAATWEGIATCWIAAFKPDLLRKALGLEENEEIFTFTPLGFASPDAQPFPKKRKALDDLVEFL, from the coding sequence ATGATGGACATCTACGAACTGGTAAAGAACCGCAGCAGCCTCAGAAGCTACAGTAAGGACAAACCGATACCGAACGAGATTCTTCTGCGAATTCTTTCCGCAGGGCAAATGGCTCCTTCAGCCAAAAACATCCAACCCTGGACATTCAAGGTGGTCAGTTCACCGGAAAAACTTGCTGAAATTTACCCCTGTTATCCTGCAGACTGGATTCAGACCGCCCCTCACCTGCTTTTTGTTACCGGGAAACGAGACGAAGCCTGGGTGAGGCGTCACGACGGCTATAATTCGATCGAAACCGATCTTGCAATCGCCATGGACCATATCATCCTTGCAGCAACCTGGGAAGGCATTGCCACCTGCTGGATTGCCGCTTTCAAGCCCGATCTTTTGCGAAAAGCACTTGGTCTTGAAGAAAACGAGGAGATATTCACGTTCACCCCGCTCGGTTTTGCATCTCCCGACGCACAACCATTTCCTAAAAAGAGAAAAGCACTGGATGACCTTGTAGAGTTCTTATAG
- a CDS encoding TrkH family potassium uptake protein gives MNFPAIFNVLGALLIFIGSTMLLPLACALIYNDGDALSLAIAMGVTVGIGLPLWWSYRKYRDLTLKDGLFIVTFGWILVSSVSAIPFMIHGTIPSFTDAFFEMMSGYTTTGATILDDIEAVPHGLLFWRSTTHLIGGMGFIMVTIIILPLLGIGGMQLYKAEADPGQVITGEKFLPRVKQTAVWLWGIYLALILIQSLLLLLAGMPLFDSLCHAFGTVSTSGYSTKNSSIGYYNSAWIDWITVIFMFLGGMTFMMHYHILKKDWEPVRENTEIRWYIGFVVFLSLLTALILWITGSYSGIFDSIRYATFQVVSILTTTGFTTADYELWPQSAQMLIMIACMIGASAGSTTSGIKVVHYEIICKYLYATGRKFLQPLAVVPIKINQKNADPSVVTLAISYFILNIFMIFVGSAILTLIDGMDFYSAISAVIAALFNIGPGFGEIGPAHTYSHISAAGKWFLSFNMLTGRLEMFTVMVMFYPSFWKK, from the coding sequence ATGAACTTTCCCGCTATATTCAATGTTCTTGGAGCTCTTCTTATCTTTATAGGCAGTACCATGCTCCTTCCTCTCGCATGCGCCCTGATCTACAACGACGGTGATGCCCTCTCACTGGCTATAGCAATGGGTGTAACGGTCGGTATAGGACTGCCTCTGTGGTGGAGTTACCGCAAATACCGCGATCTGACATTGAAGGACGGTCTTTTCATCGTCACCTTCGGCTGGATTCTTGTATCATCCGTTTCGGCAATTCCGTTCATGATTCACGGAACCATTCCATCATTCACCGACGCATTTTTTGAAATGATGTCGGGTTATACCACTACTGGTGCCACTATTCTCGACGACATCGAAGCCGTACCTCACGGGCTGCTTTTCTGGCGAAGCACCACCCATCTCATCGGAGGCATGGGGTTCATCATGGTTACCATAATCATTCTTCCTCTTCTCGGTATAGGAGGCATGCAGCTCTACAAAGCGGAAGCTGATCCAGGCCAGGTCATAACCGGCGAAAAATTTCTTCCCCGCGTCAAGCAGACCGCTGTATGGCTCTGGGGAATCTATCTTGCGCTTATTCTTATCCAGTCACTCCTTCTGCTTCTTGCAGGCATGCCGCTTTTCGACTCCCTTTGCCATGCTTTTGGTACTGTTTCGACCTCGGGCTATTCGACAAAGAACAGCAGCATCGGCTATTATAACAGCGCCTGGATAGATTGGATCACCGTCATCTTCATGTTTCTGGGAGGCATGACATTCATGATGCACTATCACATCCTGAAAAAGGATTGGGAACCCGTCAGAGAAAATACAGAGATACGATGGTATATTGGATTTGTTGTTTTTCTCAGCCTGCTCACCGCGCTGATTCTCTGGATAACCGGAAGCTACAGCGGTATTTTCGATTCAATTCGATATGCTACATTTCAGGTTGTCTCGATCCTGACGACAACGGGCTTCACTACTGCCGATTATGAGCTTTGGCCTCAGTCGGCTCAGATGCTCATCATGATCGCCTGCATGATCGGTGCAAGCGCAGGTTCAACCACCAGCGGTATCAAGGTGGTACACTACGAAATAATCTGCAAATATCTCTACGCCACAGGCAGGAAGTTCCTGCAGCCCTTGGCTGTAGTTCCGATAAAAATCAATCAGAAAAATGCCGACCCTTCAGTCGTCACACTGGCAATCAGTTATTTCATTCTGAACATCTTCATGATATTTGTCGGCAGCGCAATCTTGACGCTGATCGACGGTATGGATTTCTACAGCGCCATAAGCGCGGTTATCGCCGCACTCTTCAACATCGGACCCGGCTTCGGAGAGATTGGCCCTGCGCATACCTATTCACATATCTCAGCAGCAGGCAAGTGGTTTCTCTCGTTCAACATGCTGACAGGGCGTCTTGAGATGTTTACCGTCATGGTGATGTTCTACCCCTCGTTCTGGAAGAAGTAG